A stretch of Methylogaea oryzae DNA encodes these proteins:
- the fabD gene encoding ACP S-malonyltransferase, translated as MTLIFLAPGQGAQMRGMGADLFDAYPQVVAEAEDILGYSLRRLCLEDPDDQLSNTAYTQPALYTVSALSYYRRRDALGQAPDFAAGHSLGEYNALLIAEAFSFGDGLRLVQKRGQLMAALQGGGMLAVIGLSRDEIAAVFVEAGIDSVDAANLNTPSQTVLSGPEADLRRLGEIFESRGARAVPLNVRTAFHSRYMADMKSAFSAFIADFSFAPLMVPVIANFSALPYRDGEIANNLVQQLDHGVRWTESIQYLLQEDDPVFEELGPRPLLMRMVEEIKAHSAPPNGARCP; from the coding sequence ATGACGCTGATTTTTTTGGCGCCGGGACAAGGCGCGCAAATGCGGGGCATGGGGGCGGACTTGTTCGACGCCTACCCTCAGGTGGTGGCGGAGGCAGAGGACATTCTCGGTTATTCGCTGCGCCGTCTGTGCTTGGAAGATCCCGACGATCAGCTGTCGAATACCGCCTATACCCAGCCGGCCCTGTATACCGTGAGCGCCTTGTCCTATTACCGGCGGCGCGACGCCTTGGGCCAGGCGCCGGATTTCGCCGCCGGGCACAGCCTCGGCGAATACAACGCCTTGCTGATCGCCGAGGCGTTCAGTTTCGGCGACGGCTTGCGCTTGGTGCAAAAGCGCGGTCAATTGATGGCCGCCTTGCAGGGGGGCGGAATGTTGGCCGTCATCGGGCTTAGCCGGGACGAAATCGCCGCGGTGTTCGTGGAGGCCGGTATCGACAGCGTCGATGCCGCCAATCTGAACACGCCTTCGCAAACGGTATTGTCCGGCCCCGAAGCGGATTTACGGCGTTTGGGGGAGATTTTCGAGAGCCGCGGCGCGCGGGCCGTGCCGCTCAACGTGCGCACCGCCTTCCATTCGCGCTATATGGCCGATATGAAAAGCGCTTTTTCGGCGTTTATCGCGGATTTTTCGTTCGCGCCGCTGATGGTTCCGGTCATCGCGAATTTTTCCGCGTTGCCTTACCGGGATGGGGAAATCGCCAACAATCTGGTGCAACAACTCGATCATGGCGTGCGCTGGACCGAAAGCATCCAGTATCTGTTGCAGGAAGACGATCCGGTGTTCGAGGAGCTGGGTCCTCGGCCGCTGCTGATGCGTATGGTGGAGGAAATCAAGGCGCATTCCGCGCCGCCGAACGGCGCCCGCTGCCCGTGA
- a CDS encoding acyltransferase domain-containing protein, giving the protein MSPVIFLFSGQGAQYYQMGAELYANDAAYRAAFDRCADIAGDVRGRSLADSVFGSPMADSDGYDDLEETNLVLLAQGYAMAQSLLARGIRPDALAGYSLGEATAAVVSGALGLEQAIGLLRAQARHVARRAPPAAMVAVLGSPALMLENPELSRLGEIACINSPQHFVVTAPLVNLDALAGELTRHGVNWARLPVRYGFHGSLLDAAEAGYADHAGQIQFREPAWPVYSSLLAARVRRYDAGHFWRVARGLLRFRDLVINLWAAEPRVFVDCSPTGTLASFVRQTLGDTVPVLTAMNRFGRNLETVAQLERTLKMEERR; this is encoded by the coding sequence GTGTCGCCTGTCATTTTTCTTTTTTCCGGCCAAGGCGCCCAATATTACCAGATGGGGGCGGAACTCTACGCCAACGATGCGGCGTATCGGGCGGCCTTCGACCGTTGCGCGGACATCGCCGGCGATGTCCGCGGCCGCTCCCTGGCGGACAGCGTGTTCGGCAGCCCCATGGCCGACAGCGACGGTTACGACGACCTGGAAGAAACCAACCTCGTATTGCTTGCCCAGGGGTATGCCATGGCCCAGTCCCTGTTGGCGCGCGGCATCCGGCCCGATGCGCTGGCGGGCTACAGCCTGGGCGAAGCGACCGCGGCAGTGGTGTCCGGCGCCTTGGGGTTGGAACAGGCGATCGGCTTGCTGCGAGCGCAGGCGCGCCACGTCGCGCGGCGGGCGCCGCCGGCGGCGATGGTGGCCGTACTCGGCAGCCCCGCCCTGATGCTGGAGAATCCCGAACTCAGCCGCTTGGGCGAGATCGCTTGCATCAACTCCCCGCAGCATTTCGTCGTCACCGCGCCCTTGGTGAATCTCGACGCCTTGGCCGGAGAGCTGACCCGTCACGGCGTGAATTGGGCGCGCTTGCCGGTGCGCTACGGATTCCACGGCTCGCTGCTGGACGCGGCGGAAGCCGGTTATGCCGACCATGCCGGCCAGATCCAATTCCGCGAGCCGGCCTGGCCGGTGTACTCCAGCCTGCTGGCGGCAAGGGTGCGCCGCTACGACGCCGGTCATTTTTGGCGGGTGGCGCGGGGGCTGCTGCGCTTCCGCGACCTCGTCATCAACTTATGGGCGGCGGAGCCGCGGGTTTTTGTCGATTGCAGTCCGACCGGAACGCTGGCTTCTTTCGTGCGGCAGACCCTCGGCGATACGGTTCCCGTATTGACCGCGATGAATCGCTTCGGCCGCAATCTCGAAACCGTGGCGCAATTGGAACGTACTTTGAAAATGGAGGAACGGCGATGA
- a CDS encoding 4'-phosphopantetheinyl transferase family protein, whose product MTGDTNLSVDKSSQPAPPVLRVVLRTMAHDGAGGHAATPLLSEAERQRAARFAFERDRWSYTAAHSLLRAMLAEYHGLPPLAWQFRHNSHGRPEVDPALAPAAAPRFNISHTHGMAACALTAGPVPEGVEIGVDAECLNRSQASRSLANRFFSSREARWLDSQPPSRVDSEFLRLWTLKEAVAKAAGLGFGLDFQAFHCTIDPLSVCFDAPDWGPSDAWELNNWFVEPCHWVSLAVRRPPGTRLKIHLQHLSSADFPSPA is encoded by the coding sequence ATGACAGGCGACACAAATCTCTCCGTCGATAAAAGCAGCCAGCCGGCTCCGCCGGTGTTGCGTGTCGTACTGCGCACGATGGCTCACGACGGAGCGGGCGGCCATGCGGCCACGCCCCTGCTGAGCGAAGCCGAACGACAGCGCGCCGCCCGCTTCGCCTTCGAGCGGGACCGCTGGTCCTATACCGCGGCGCACAGCCTGTTGCGCGCCATGCTGGCCGAATACCACGGCCTGCCGCCGCTGGCCTGGCAGTTTCGCCACAACAGCCACGGCCGCCCGGAAGTCGATCCCGCCCTAGCGCCGGCGGCCGCGCCGCGCTTCAACATCAGCCATACCCACGGCATGGCCGCCTGCGCGCTAACCGCCGGCCCCGTGCCCGAAGGCGTGGAAATCGGGGTGGATGCGGAGTGCCTGAACCGCTCGCAGGCGTCACGCTCGCTGGCGAACCGTTTTTTTTCGAGCCGCGAAGCGCGGTGGCTGGACAGCCAGCCGCCCTCGCGCGTCGACAGCGAGTTTCTCCGCCTATGGACGCTCAAGGAAGCCGTCGCCAAAGCCGCCGGCTTGGGTTTTGGGCTGGATTTCCAGGCGTTTCATTGTACCATCGATCCCCTGTCGGTTTGCTTCGACGCCCCCGACTGGGGGCCCTCCGACGCATGGGAATTGAACAACTGGTTCGTCGAACCTTGCCATTGGGTTTCCCTGGCCGTGCGCCGCCCGCCGGGAACCCGGCTAAAAATCCACCTCCAGCATCTATCCTCCGCCGATTTCCCCAGCCCCGCATAA
- a CDS encoding ABC1 kinase family protein, producing MKQEFTRLKEPKRKLLNPEYIPTQLIPSRERTPVRVLELKAHRRLGGPTVIYRFIKFGLWLLMQKLLGRRDARKTAVEARLLFQGLGGLWVKLGQLLSLRTDVLSDEMCEELSHLLYANVGFPSHIVRQAIEQELGRPIDEIFASFEDTPLAAASIAQVHRAVLRKERLPVVVKLLRPNVIHAFRRDMGILRAIASVANALLPIRHLRLQEGLNELDSMVEEELNYAYEVSNSRQLRKVLRRHNVYVPYIFRQYCTEKVLVMEEIAGVLMSDAIAVQARDPERFADWCEENSIEPKRVAMHLFLSHMRQLLEDNIFHGDMHPGNILLLRDNRYALIDFGTIGSLDPGFLQTYLGFMRAISRREYDKAADLSLHLCAEIPSTDIGKIRAELINAFKLWQSRSKLSSHAYGNRSLADSSKVIGEVFAKHRLQINWAALRMGRTMGTLDTSLAYFYPQMSHSRMLSRYLRKSSRRRKKHALENMREGLGRFVETANDYRVLLEPIAQRAVISYKQKLNKFSMIAATVMRFFNIALLSSIALGGYAFIHQHYFDMSHMPGADLIDDIPHIEKEWFLLALLGLAMLFATFKRIITIVSSAYLR from the coding sequence ATGAAACAGGAATTCACACGGCTGAAAGAGCCGAAAAGGAAATTGCTCAATCCAGAGTATATCCCCACCCAATTGATTCCCAGCCGGGAACGCACGCCGGTGCGGGTACTGGAACTGAAAGCGCACCGGCGGCTGGGCGGCCCCACCGTCATATACCGTTTTATCAAGTTCGGCTTGTGGCTGCTCATGCAAAAACTGCTCGGCCGCCGGGACGCTCGAAAAACGGCCGTCGAAGCCCGTTTGTTGTTTCAGGGATTGGGAGGATTGTGGGTCAAGCTGGGCCAGCTATTGTCGCTGCGCACCGACGTGCTTTCCGATGAAATGTGCGAAGAACTGTCCCACCTGCTCTATGCCAACGTCGGCTTCCCCAGCCATATCGTCAGGCAAGCCATAGAACAAGAACTGGGCCGACCCATCGACGAGATTTTCGCCTCTTTCGAGGACACGCCCCTGGCCGCCGCCTCCATCGCCCAGGTGCACCGGGCGGTGTTGCGCAAGGAGCGCCTGCCGGTGGTGGTGAAACTGTTGCGGCCCAATGTGATCCACGCCTTCCGCCGCGACATGGGAATACTGCGCGCCATCGCCTCCGTCGCCAACGCCTTGCTGCCCATCCGTCATTTGCGGCTGCAGGAAGGGCTCAACGAACTCGACTCCATGGTGGAGGAAGAACTCAATTACGCCTACGAAGTATCCAATAGCCGCCAATTGCGCAAAGTATTGCGGCGCCACAACGTTTATGTCCCCTATATATTCCGACAATACTGCACGGAAAAAGTATTGGTCATGGAGGAAATCGCCGGGGTTTTGATGAGCGACGCCATCGCCGTGCAGGCACGAGATCCGGAGCGCTTCGCCGATTGGTGCGAAGAAAATTCGATCGAACCCAAGCGGGTGGCCATGCATTTGTTTTTGTCGCATATGCGGCAATTGCTGGAGGATAATATTTTCCACGGCGATATGCACCCCGGCAATATTCTATTACTCCGCGACAACCGCTACGCCTTGATCGACTTCGGCACCATCGGCTCCCTGGACCCCGGTTTTCTCCAAACCTATCTCGGCTTTATGCGCGCGATTTCCCGGCGCGAATACGACAAGGCCGCCGATTTGTCTCTGCACTTGTGCGCCGAAATCCCCTCCACCGACATCGGCAAGATCCGCGCCGAATTGATCAACGCGTTCAAGCTTTGGCAATCCCGGAGCAAATTGAGCAGCCACGCCTACGGCAACCGTTCCCTGGCCGATTCGAGCAAAGTAATCGGCGAGGTTTTCGCCAAGCACCGCCTGCAAATCAACTGGGCCGCCTTGCGCATGGGCCGCACCATGGGCACGCTGGACACCTCCCTGGCTTATTTCTATCCGCAAATGAGCCACTCCCGCATGTTGTCCCGCTACCTGCGCAAATCCAGCCGGCGGCGCAAAAAGCACGCGCTGGAAAACATGCGGGAAGGCCTGGGCCGCTTCGTCGAAACGGCCAACGATTACCGGGTATTGCTGGAACCCATCGCGCAACGCGCCGTCATCAGCTACAAACAAAAACTCAACAAGTTCAGCATGATCGCCGCCACGGTCATGCGTTTCTTCAATATCGCCCTGCTGTCGTCCATCGCCTTGGGCGGTTACGCGTTCATACACCAGCATTATTTCGACATGAGCCATATGCCGGGGGCCGACTTGATCGACGACATTCCCCACATAGAGAAAGAATGGTTCTTGCTGGCGCTGCTCGGACTGGCCATGCTGTTCGCGACCTTCAAGCGCATCATCACCATCGTCAGTTCGGCGTATTTGCGGTAA
- a CDS encoding PfaD family polyunsaturated fatty acid/polyketide biosynthesis protein: MDIRPERLGSPAFRAAHGVRAAYVIGGMVKGISSVEMVRAAGNAGYLAFFGAGGLRPAAVNEAVAQLSADLGPARPWGVNFLHNPLIPAQEDALAELLLASGVRCIEASAFVRITPALVRYRLSGLEFDGQGRPLPRRRIIAKVSHPDMARRFMEPPPADLVADLRARGLLTAREADAAGEVPLADDVCAEADSGGHTDRRPSFALIPAFLRLRDETARAQPRLPPVRIGAAGGIGAPEAVAAAFVLGADFVLTGSINQCTPEAGTSEAVKDMLAAAQPQDFDMAPAGDLFEIGAKVQVLKRGSLFAARANRLYELYRANAALDDIPAPLLADLEAKTFGRRLDDVWRETEAYYRQAAPEELADIGPKKRMAMIFRWYFIHSQRLAQQGDTAQRVNFQIHCGPAMAACNRWLADTPWADWRQRHVDRLADRLLEGAAQVLAQRYAGLNAD, from the coding sequence GTGGACATCCGCCCGGAACGTCTCGGCAGCCCTGCTTTTCGCGCCGCTCACGGGGTCCGCGCGGCCTATGTGATCGGCGGCATGGTCAAGGGAATTTCCTCGGTGGAGATGGTGCGCGCGGCGGGCAACGCCGGCTACCTGGCGTTTTTCGGCGCCGGCGGCTTAAGGCCGGCAGCGGTGAATGAGGCCGTCGCCCAGTTGTCCGCCGATCTGGGCCCCGCCCGGCCCTGGGGCGTCAATTTCCTGCATAACCCCTTGATTCCCGCACAGGAAGACGCCCTGGCCGAACTGCTGCTGGCCTCCGGCGTGCGCTGCATCGAAGCCTCCGCCTTCGTCCGCATTACCCCCGCCCTGGTGCGCTACCGCCTGAGCGGGCTGGAATTCGACGGCCAGGGACGGCCGCTGCCGCGCCGGAGGATTATCGCCAAGGTGTCCCATCCGGACATGGCGCGCCGCTTCATGGAACCACCGCCGGCGGACTTGGTGGCGGACTTGCGCGCCCGCGGATTGCTCACGGCGCGGGAGGCCGACGCCGCCGGCGAAGTGCCGCTGGCCGACGACGTCTGCGCCGAAGCCGATTCCGGCGGCCACACCGACCGCCGGCCTTCCTTCGCGTTGATCCCCGCTTTTCTGCGCCTGCGCGACGAAACCGCGCGCGCCCAGCCGCGGCTGCCGCCCGTGCGCATCGGTGCGGCCGGCGGCATCGGCGCGCCGGAAGCGGTGGCGGCGGCTTTCGTATTAGGCGCCGACTTCGTCCTCACCGGTTCCATCAACCAATGCACGCCGGAAGCGGGCACCAGCGAAGCGGTCAAGGACATGCTCGCGGCGGCCCAACCGCAGGATTTCGACATGGCCCCGGCCGGCGACCTGTTCGAGATCGGCGCCAAGGTGCAGGTGCTGAAGCGCGGCAGCCTGTTCGCGGCGCGCGCCAACCGCCTTTATGAGCTGTACCGCGCCAACGCCGCCCTGGACGACATCCCGGCGCCGCTGCTGGCGGACCTGGAGGCCAAAACATTCGGTCGCCGCTTGGACGACGTGTGGCGGGAAACCGAGGCTTATTACCGCCAGGCCGCCCCCGAGGAACTGGCGGACATCGGCCCGAAAAAACGCATGGCGATGATTTTTCGATGGTATTTTATCCACTCGCAGCGCCTCGCCCAGCAGGGCGACACGGCGCAGCGCGTGAACTTTCAGATCCACTGCGGCCCGGCCATGGCCGCTTGCAACCGCTGGCTGGCCGATACCCCCTGGGCCGATTGGCGGCAGCGCCACGTGGACCGGCTGGCCGACCGGCTGCTCGAAGGCGCGGCCCAGGTGCTGGCCCAACGCTACGCGGGGCTGAATGCGGATTGA
- a CDS encoding cytochrome P450 produces the protein MHTMPHLPPGPTPRFWQPLAYAHSPYRFFRSVHARYGDTFTVRTNALTLTVVTAHPEGVGQIFTAPADTFHMTLPKSLLRILGRQGLSGMHGEAHRRTRKLISPCFHGESLRRLGGMIHATAAEALEGWRDGEVWQAQDAMRDIALDVILKTVFGVEQRERLHLFRAAVLDLAATFSNPAFILSALLSVEHDGWPPNRRLDAARQRLAALLQENIAERHATGTARADILSRLMEARFDDGSRFSDTALVDNLIANLMAGHETSAMTLTWSFAWLGRHPEVAQRLQDEIDSLGSDDDIAAIQALPYLDAVVKECLRLYPAVPDVLRMLAKPLQLRGYEIPAGLNVAACSAVLHMNPDLYPDPERFYPERFLEKTYSGNEFIPFGGGNRVCIGNHFGVFEVKIVLAVLLFRGRYTLQEPAPLRVARRGFLMGPTSARVRFQRK, from the coding sequence ATGCACACCATGCCCCACTTGCCCCCTGGTCCCACGCCGCGCTTCTGGCAACCCCTGGCCTACGCCCACTCGCCCTACCGCTTTTTCCGCTCGGTGCACGCCCGCTACGGCGATACCTTCACGGTACGCACCAACGCCCTGACGCTGACGGTGGTGACCGCCCATCCCGAAGGCGTCGGACAGATTTTCACCGCCCCCGCCGATACCTTCCACATGACGCTGCCCAAGAGCCTGTTGCGGATACTCGGCCGGCAAGGCTTGAGCGGCATGCACGGCGAAGCCCACCGGCGCACCCGCAAACTGATCAGCCCCTGCTTCCACGGCGAAAGCCTGCGCAGGCTGGGCGGCATGATCCACGCCACCGCCGCCGAAGCGCTGGAAGGCTGGCGCGACGGCGAGGTGTGGCAAGCCCAGGACGCCATGCGCGATATCGCCCTGGACGTCATCCTGAAAACCGTGTTCGGCGTGGAACAACGAGAACGCCTGCACCTGTTTCGCGCAGCGGTGCTGGATTTGGCCGCCACCTTCAGCAACCCGGCGTTTATACTCAGCGCGCTGCTCAGCGTCGAACACGACGGCTGGCCGCCCAACCGGCGCCTGGACGCCGCAAGGCAGCGTTTGGCGGCGTTGTTGCAGGAAAATATCGCCGAGCGCCACGCCACCGGCACGGCGCGGGCGGACATCCTCAGCCGGCTGATGGAAGCGCGTTTCGACGACGGCAGCCGCTTCAGCGACACGGCACTGGTGGACAACCTCATCGCCAACCTGATGGCCGGCCACGAAACCAGCGCCATGACCCTGACCTGGAGTTTCGCCTGGCTGGGCCGCCACCCGGAGGTTGCCCAGCGCCTGCAAGACGAAATCGACAGCCTGGGAAGCGACGACGACATCGCCGCCATCCAGGCTCTGCCCTACCTGGACGCCGTGGTGAAAGAGTGCCTGCGGCTCTATCCGGCGGTACCCGACGTGTTGCGCATGCTGGCCAAGCCCCTGCAACTGCGCGGTTACGAAATACCGGCCGGCCTGAACGTGGCCGCCTGCTCGGCGGTGCTGCACATGAACCCGGATCTCTACCCCGACCCGGAGCGGTTTTACCCGGAGCGCTTCCTAGAAAAAACTTACAGCGGCAACGAATTCATTCCGTTCGGCGGCGGCAACCGGGTTTGCATCGGCAACCATTTCGGCGTGTTCGAGGTAAAAATCGTGCTGGCGGTGCTGCTGTTTCGCGGACGTTACACCCTGCAGGAACCAGCCCCCCTGCGGGTCGCCCGGCGCGGTTTCCTCATGGGGCCGACCAGCGCGCGGGTACGCTTCCAGCGCAAATAA
- a CDS encoding cytochrome P450, with amino-acid sequence MSTPPRLPPGPKLRFWQPLAYGHSPYRFFRAMHARYGDPFTVRTSALTVVTAHPEGIAQIFTAPADTFHVALPKSQQRVLGRQGLSGMSGEAHRRTRKLISPCFHGESLRGLGGTIHASAVEALQGWRDGAVWEAKDAMRDIGLDVILKTVFGVDQAARLAPFRQAVLEFAAAFGNPAFLLSALLGIERDDWPPNRRLDNARAGLGMLLRENIAERRAGGTARADILSRLMEARFDDGSGFSDDALVDNLITNLVAGHETSALSLAWAFAWLGRHPQAAERLQAEIDGLGGDDDIAAIQALPYLDAVVKECLRLYPAVPDVVRMLAKPLQLRGYEIPAGMNVAACSAVLHMNPEIYPEPERFNPERFLRRSVGGTEFIPFGGGDRICVGNHFGVFEVKIVLAVLLTRGRYTLLEKGPLKVARHGFLMAPTSVRVRYQAR; translated from the coding sequence GTGAGCACACCGCCCCGTTTACCACCCGGACCCAAGCTGCGCTTCTGGCAGCCGCTGGCCTACGGCCACTCGCCCTACCGCTTTTTCCGCGCCATGCACGCCCGCTACGGCGACCCTTTCACCGTGCGCACCAGCGCGCTGACGGTGGTCACCGCCCATCCCGAAGGCATCGCGCAGATATTCACCGCCCCGGCCGACACTTTCCACGTGGCGCTGCCCAAAAGCCAACAGCGGGTGCTCGGCCGCCAGGGCTTGAGCGGCATGTCCGGCGAAGCCCACCGGCGCACCCGCAAGCTCATCAGCCCCTGCTTCCACGGCGAAAGCCTGCGCGGACTGGGCGGCACGATCCACGCCAGCGCCGTCGAGGCGCTGCAAGGCTGGCGCGACGGCGCGGTGTGGGAGGCCAAGGACGCCATGCGCGACATCGGCCTCGACGTCATCCTGAAGACCGTGTTCGGCGTGGACCAGGCCGCGCGCCTGGCGCCGTTCCGCCAAGCGGTGCTGGAATTCGCCGCCGCCTTCGGCAACCCGGCGTTCCTGCTCAGCGCCCTGCTCGGCATCGAACGCGACGACTGGCCGCCCAACCGGCGCCTGGACAACGCCCGCGCCGGCCTGGGCATGCTGCTGCGGGAAAACATCGCCGAACGCCGCGCCGGCGGCACGGCGCGGGCGGACATCCTCAGCCGGCTGATGGAAGCGCGTTTCGACGACGGCAGCGGCTTCAGCGACGATGCCCTGGTGGACAATCTCATCACCAACCTGGTGGCCGGCCACGAAACCAGCGCCTTGTCGCTGGCCTGGGCCTTCGCCTGGCTGGGACGCCATCCGCAAGCGGCGGAACGCCTCCAAGCGGAAATCGACGGCCTGGGGGGCGACGACGACATCGCCGCCATCCAAGCCCTGCCCTACTTGGACGCCGTGGTGAAGGAATGCCTGCGGCTGTATCCGGCAGTGCCCGACGTGGTGCGCATGCTGGCCAAGCCCCTGCAACTGCGCGGTTACGAAATACCGGCCGGTATGAACGTAGCCGCCTGCTCGGCGGTGTTGCACATGAACCCGGAAATCTACCCGGAGCCGGAGCGTTTCAATCCGGAGCGCTTCCTGCGAAGAAGCGTCGGCGGCACCGAATTCATCCCTTTCGGCGGCGGCGACCGCATCTGCGTCGGCAACCATTTCGGCGTGTTCGAAGTGAAGATCGTGCTGGCGGTGCTGCTGACGCGGGGACGCTACACCTTGCTGGAAAAAGGCCCGCTGAAGGTCGCCCGGCACGGGTTCCTCATGGCGCCGACCAGCGTGCGGGTGCGCTATCAGGCGCGCTGA